The Vicia villosa cultivar HV-30 ecotype Madison, WI unplaced genomic scaffold, Vvil1.0 ctg.000436F_1_1, whole genome shotgun sequence genome includes a window with the following:
- the LOC131628256 gene encoding serine carboxypeptidase-like: MSLQGFPSSISSAESEGGESCLTALSQCERIMSNILSIVGNINFYDIRKTCEEPLCYDFSNLETLLNKKSVRDALGVGDIEFVSCSKVVYNAMLQDWMRNLEVDIPSLLEDGIKVLIYAGEFDFICNWLGNSNWVHSMKWSGQKQFAASKTVQFLVDGTKAGLLNSYGPLSFLKVNGVGHMVPMDQPKAALQIEKYNHKDNTDDEESEKMRVRDNRVENVE; encoded by the exons atgTCTCTGCAGGGGtttccttcttccatctcatctgcag AGAGTGAAGGTGGAGAAAGTTGCTTAACAGCCTTAAGTCAATGCGAAAGGATAATGAGTAATATCTTGTCCATTGTTGGAAACATTAAT TTCTATGACATCAGAAAGACATGCGAGGAACCATTGTGTTATGACTTCTCAAATCTTGAGACTCTTCTAAATAAGAAATCAGTTAGGGATGCTTTAGGTGTTGGAGATATAGAGTTTGTTTCATGCAGCAAAGTAGTATACAATGCTATGCTGCAAGATTGGATGAGAAACCTTGAAGTGGATATTCCTTCACTTCTTGAAGACGGAATCAAGGTTCTTATATATGCTggagaatttgattttatttgcaaTTGGCTTG GGAATTCAAATTGGGTTCATAGCATGAAATGGTCAGGTCAAAAACAGTTTGCGGCATCCAAAACAGTTCAGTTTTTGGTTGATGGTACAAAAGCAGGATTGTTGAATAGCTATGGACCTCTCTCTTTTCTAAAG GTGAATGGTGTCGGACATATGGTTCCTATGGATCAACCAAAAGCTGCACTTCAGAT TGAGAAATACAATCACAAAGATAACACTGATGATGAAGAGAGTGAGAAAATGAGAGTCAGAGATAATAGGGTAGAAAATGTAGAATAG